The Spirochaeta isovalerica genome includes a window with the following:
- a CDS encoding sigma-54 interaction domain-containing protein: MSTCDKCNHLSLFIKISSAITPGEDLKELLPVLMDLLGEDMSINRGMVTILNRKTSEIIATSSYGMSEDEKARGIYQLGEGITGKVVETGEPIVIENTDNDPLFLNRTGSSRKGENNGFLCVPVKTTNEVIGSLSIDKSYSIKEAIQDDLKILTIISTMISRAVRLHQALHEEQQLVWENEELQARLARGLKNPGNIIGNSRIMRNMYDLIDKISGASSTVLITGESGSGKELVARAIHFSGNRADRPYIPFNCAALPESLLESELFGHTKGAFTGAFAEKDGKFQAADGGTIFLDEIGEMSMTAQSKLLRVLQEKEVEKVGTNSPVKIDVRVVAATNRDLMELVDEGLFRLDLYYRLNVFPINVPPLRMRKTDIPLLVDTFIEKYSSITNNKVKRISTPAIDMLMSYHWPGNVRELENCIERAVILAEDEVIHSYHLPPSLQTIGKVPSGETGRLQSQLDILEYELVIEELKRTAGNIKEAAANLGITYRQFGLRLDKYKINIDKYKKQGVYNG, encoded by the coding sequence ATGAGTACCTGCGATAAGTGCAACCATCTTTCCCTCTTTATAAAAATCTCCTCTGCCATCACTCCGGGAGAAGACCTGAAAGAACTTCTCCCGGTTTTGATGGATCTGCTGGGCGAAGATATGTCTATAAACAGAGGAATGGTGACGATTCTGAACAGAAAGACTTCGGAAATAATTGCGACCAGTTCCTACGGTATGAGCGAAGATGAAAAAGCCCGGGGGATTTATCAGCTGGGAGAGGGAATAACAGGGAAAGTCGTAGAGACAGGTGAACCGATCGTGATAGAAAACACCGATAACGATCCGCTGTTTCTCAATCGGACAGGCAGTTCCAGAAAAGGGGAAAACAACGGTTTCCTCTGTGTCCCCGTAAAAACGACTAACGAAGTTATCGGTTCGCTCAGCATTGATAAAAGCTACAGTATCAAGGAAGCGATACAAGACGATCTGAAGATTCTCACCATTATCAGCACCATGATTTCCCGGGCCGTCCGTCTCCATCAGGCGTTGCACGAGGAACAGCAGCTGGTCTGGGAGAATGAAGAGCTTCAGGCCAGATTGGCCAGAGGACTCAAAAATCCCGGCAATATCATCGGCAATTCAAGAATTATGAGAAACATGTATGATCTCATCGATAAGATCTCAGGCGCGAGTTCAACCGTCCTGATCACCGGTGAAAGCGGCAGCGGAAAGGAGCTGGTGGCCCGAGCCATTCATTTTTCGGGGAACCGCGCCGACCGGCCTTACATTCCCTTCAATTGCGCGGCGCTGCCGGAATCGCTTCTGGAAAGCGAGCTCTTCGGTCATACCAAAGGGGCGTTTACCGGGGCTTTCGCCGAAAAGGACGGCAAGTTTCAGGCAGCTGACGGGGGCACGATATTTCTCGATGAAATAGGCGAGATGTCCATGACGGCTCAATCCAAACTGCTCCGGGTTCTCCAGGAAAAAGAAGTGGAAAAAGTCGGCACCAACAGTCCGGTAAAAATAGATGTGAGAGTCGTCGCTGCGACAAACCGGGATCTGATGGAACTGGTCGATGAAGGTCTGTTCCGGCTCGATCTCTACTACCGTCTCAATGTTTTTCCCATAAACGTTCCCCCTTTGAGAATGCGTAAAACCGATATCCCCTTGCTGGTGGACACTTTTATTGAAAAATACTCATCTATCACCAATAATAAAGTGAAGAGGATATCCACGCCGGCCATTGATATGCTCATGTCCTATCACTGGCCGGGGAATGTTCGGGAACTGGAGAACTGTATCGAAAGAGCTGTTATTCTGGCGGAGGATGAAGTGATTCACAGTTATCATCTTCCTCCGTCGCTTCAGACTATCGGAAAAGTTCCATCCGGGGAGACGGGAAGGCTGCAGTCCCAGCTGGATATTCTCGAGTATGAACTGGTTATAGAAGAGCTGAAACGGACGGCCGGAAATATTAAGGAGGCGGCCGCTAATCTGGGGATCACATACCGGCAGTTCGGTCTGAGACTGGATAAGTACAAAATCAACATCGACAAATACAAGAAACAGGGAGTTTACAATGGCTGA
- a CDS encoding LeuA family protein, protein MKKEIIDTTLRDGEQAPGVSFSLREKRDIAMKLMEAGVDEIEAGIPIMGSETIELIRCLSAESSSTRISSWARLREEDMRAAYKAKSDLIHFTVPLSDYHLGRQIGYWDDVKAKMFRILMMAKDLFPYVSVGFQDSFRAPKDRLDEACSLAEELGIYRIRFSDTVGTALPSDVDALICRYRSAYSGVIDFHGHNDLGLAAANSLTALESGADSINVTVNGIGERAGNASLEQLAFILHFHKSLDTSISLDKIKEMSAMVADFSGRSVAVDRPIVGTLAFTHESGIHCHGQLGNPLAYQPFDPREKGLPPSSIVVGSHSGKAGVIGVLRAAGIRDSEKVVAGLMDVYRNRSRSKKNFLSQQEVLEIYKDNKGRKNEYLR, encoded by the coding sequence ATGAAAAAAGAAATTATCGATACAACATTGCGCGATGGCGAACAGGCTCCCGGCGTTTCCTTTTCTCTGCGGGAGAAAAGGGATATCGCTATGAAGCTAATGGAAGCCGGAGTCGATGAGATAGAAGCGGGAATTCCGATTATGGGGAGCGAGACGATCGAACTGATCCGCTGTCTTTCCGCTGAGAGTTCATCGACCCGCATTTCCTCCTGGGCAAGGCTCAGGGAAGAGGACATGCGGGCCGCTTACAAGGCCAAATCGGACCTTATCCACTTTACCGTTCCTCTTTCCGATTACCATCTGGGGAGGCAGATCGGCTACTGGGATGACGTCAAGGCTAAAATGTTCAGAATCCTGATGATGGCGAAGGATCTTTTTCCCTATGTATCCGTCGGTTTTCAGGACAGTTTCAGGGCTCCAAAAGACCGGCTCGATGAAGCGTGCTCACTGGCTGAAGAACTCGGCATTTACCGTATCCGCTTTTCCGATACGGTAGGGACAGCTTTGCCTTCCGATGTTGATGCGCTCATATGCCGTTACCGTTCAGCATATAGCGGGGTAATAGATTTTCACGGCCATAATGATCTGGGGCTGGCAGCTGCCAATTCTCTGACGGCTCTGGAGTCCGGAGCTGATTCAATCAACGTGACAGTGAACGGAATCGGCGAAAGAGCCGGAAACGCCTCGCTGGAACAGCTGGCTTTTATTCTTCACTTTCATAAGTCTCTCGATACATCTATCTCTCTTGATAAGATCAAAGAGATGAGCGCGATGGTCGCTGATTTTTCCGGCCGATCTGTTGCTGTAGACAGGCCCATTGTAGGAACGCTGGCCTTTACTCATGAATCGGGTATTCACTGCCACGGCCAGCTGGGCAATCCTCTTGCCTATCAGCCTTTTGATCCCCGGGAAAAGGGGCTGCCTCCCTCTTCTATAGTTGTGGGATCCCATTCGGGCAAAGCGGGAGTCATCGGCGTGCTTCGGGCCGCCGGAATCAGAGACAGCGAAAAAGTCGTCGCCGGGCTTATGGATGTCTACAGAAACCGGTCCAGAAGCAAAAAGAATTTCCTAAGTCAGCAGGAAGTTCTGGAAATTTACAAAGATAATAAGGGAAGAAAAAATGAGTACCTGCGATAA
- the nifK gene encoding nitrogenase molybdenum-iron protein subunit beta codes for MLLRHTPKEVKDRKALTINPAKTCQPIGAMYAALGIHGCLPHSHGSQGCCSYHRSTLTRHYKEPVMAGTSSFTEGASVFGGQSNLLQSFNNLFSIYDPDIVAVHTTCLSETIGDDVSQITQKAIDEGKIPAGKHVIYASTPSYVGSHVTGFSNMCASIAKYFPEKQDYELDQVNILPGWVEPSDMREIKRLMSEMHVPFVMFPDTSGVLDAPQTGFHQFYPKGGASVPDLKRSGASSFTFALGKFSSEAAGEELRKKCDVPYEVMEVPIGINATDRFLMKVSEVSGCPVPESINDERGRVVDIITDMQQYLHGKKVALFGDPDILIPLTEFLLAMDMKPVHIVSGTPGKYFMERMKEIMGDDFETGNVKNGPRADMFLLHQWIKNEPVDLIIGNTYGKYIARDENIPFVRMGFPILDRIGHSYFPVTGYAGAMRILDKMLGAIMDQMDREAPEEKFELVM; via the coding sequence TCTGGGGATTCACGGATGTCTTCCCCACAGTCACGGTTCGCAGGGGTGCTGTTCCTATCACCGTTCCACATTGACAAGGCATTACAAGGAACCGGTTATGGCGGGAACATCCTCTTTTACGGAAGGGGCATCGGTATTCGGCGGACAGAGCAATCTGCTTCAGTCGTTCAATAACCTTTTTTCAATCTATGATCCCGATATCGTCGCCGTGCACACGACCTGTCTGTCCGAGACAATCGGTGATGATGTGAGCCAGATAACGCAGAAAGCCATCGACGAGGGGAAAATCCCCGCAGGCAAACATGTGATCTATGCCAGCACACCCAGCTATGTGGGGTCCCATGTGACAGGCTTTTCCAATATGTGCGCGTCCATCGCCAAATATTTTCCGGAAAAGCAGGACTATGAGCTGGACCAGGTCAACATTCTCCCCGGCTGGGTCGAGCCTTCGGACATGCGGGAGATTAAAAGACTGATGTCGGAAATGCATGTGCCTTTCGTCATGTTCCCCGATACGTCGGGCGTACTCGATGCGCCTCAGACGGGGTTCCATCAGTTCTATCCCAAAGGCGGGGCATCGGTTCCCGATCTCAAGCGCTCCGGTGCCAGCAGCTTTACCTTCGCTCTGGGGAAATTCTCCTCCGAAGCGGCCGGCGAAGAGCTGAGAAAGAAATGCGATGTGCCTTACGAGGTCATGGAAGTGCCCATAGGGATCAACGCGACAGACCGTTTCCTGATGAAAGTCAGCGAGGTCTCCGGCTGCCCCGTACCCGAATCGATAAATGATGAAAGAGGCCGCGTCGTCGATATCATCACCGATATGCAGCAGTACCTCCACGGGAAGAAGGTAGCTCTCTTCGGAGATCCGGACATTCTGATCCCCCTCACCGAGTTCCTTCTCGCCATGGATATGAAACCGGTCCACATCGTCAGCGGTACGCCCGGCAAGTATTTCATGGAGAGGATGAAAGAGATCATGGGTGACGATTTCGAAACCGGCAACGTGAAGAACGGTCCCAGAGCCGACATGTTCCTGCTCCATCAGTGGATCAAGAACGAACCGGTCGACCTGATAATAGGGAACACCTACGGCAAGTACATCGCCCGGGATGAGAATATACCCTTCGTGAGAATGGGATTCCCCATCCTCGACAGAATCGGGCACAGCTACTTCCCCGTGACCGGCTATGCCGGAGCCATGAGGATTCTGGACAAAATGCTCGGAGCTATTATGGATCAGATGGACAGAGAAGCCCCTGAAGAAAAATTTGAATTGGTTATGTAG
- the nifE gene encoding nitrogenase iron-molybdenum cofactor biosynthesis protein NifE yields the protein MEAAILKDRENQIFIKEQSQGEIACEKSSLAGSVSQRACVFCGSRVVLYPVADALHIVHGPIGCASFTWDIRGSLSSGPELHRLSFSTDLREMDVIQGGEKKLERAITELGELHKPSAVFVYATCIAGIIGDDIAAVCKRTAEKLGVPVLPVHSEGFKGTKKDGYKAACDALAKIVGTGDISGIPKVSINILGEFNLAGEAWMIEDYYRRMGVEVVSVMTGDGRIGKISKAHGVSLNVVQCSGSLTYLAEHMEEKYGIPYIRVSYFGIEDQSRALYDVADFFSFNPELRTKAEEIVREEISVIMPRIQYYREKLAGKKAAVYVGGAFKAFSLIKALRLIDMSVVIAGSQTGNKNDYKQLEELCDPGTVILDDSNPLELSRFVLEKKADLFIGGVKERPIAYKLGIGFCDHNHERKIALAGYEGMINFYKEVYSSVMSPVWKFAPRNNRRKSHE from the coding sequence ATGGAAGCAGCAATACTGAAGGACAGAGAAAATCAGATCTTTATCAAAGAGCAGTCGCAGGGCGAAATCGCCTGTGAGAAGTCGAGTCTGGCCGGTTCGGTGAGCCAGCGGGCCTGCGTTTTCTGCGGTTCGAGAGTCGTGCTGTACCCTGTCGCCGATGCCCTTCACATCGTTCACGGACCGATCGGCTGCGCTTCCTTCACCTGGGATATCAGGGGGAGCCTCAGCTCGGGACCGGAGCTCCATAGACTCAGTTTTTCCACAGACCTGCGGGAAATGGATGTTATACAGGGCGGAGAGAAAAAGCTCGAAAGAGCCATTACAGAGCTGGGCGAGCTGCACAAGCCCTCGGCTGTGTTTGTCTACGCGACCTGCATCGCCGGAATCATCGGCGACGATATTGCGGCCGTTTGCAAGCGAACGGCCGAAAAGCTCGGCGTTCCCGTTCTTCCCGTTCATTCGGAAGGATTCAAGGGAACCAAAAAAGACGGATATAAAGCGGCCTGCGATGCCCTTGCGAAGATTGTCGGAACCGGCGATATCAGCGGCATTCCCAAAGTCAGCATCAATATCCTGGGAGAGTTCAACCTCGCCGGCGAGGCGTGGATGATCGAGGACTATTACAGAAGAATGGGCGTGGAAGTTGTTTCTGTTATGACCGGTGACGGCAGAATCGGAAAAATCTCCAAAGCTCACGGCGTATCGCTCAATGTGGTTCAGTGTTCGGGATCGCTGACCTACCTGGCGGAGCATATGGAGGAGAAGTACGGCATCCCCTATATCCGGGTTTCCTACTTCGGTATAGAGGATCAGTCCCGGGCTCTTTACGATGTGGCCGATTTTTTCAGTTTCAATCCCGAGTTGAGAACAAAGGCTGAAGAGATCGTCCGCGAAGAGATCTCCGTGATCATGCCCCGGATTCAGTATTACCGAGAGAAACTGGCCGGTAAAAAAGCGGCCGTTTACGTGGGGGGGGCTTTCAAGGCTTTCTCTCTTATAAAAGCATTGAGGCTTATCGATATGTCAGTCGTCATAGCCGGTTCGCAGACTGGTAACAAGAATGACTATAAACAGCTCGAGGAGCTCTGCGATCCCGGTACGGTCATTCTGGACGATTCCAATCCTCTGGAGCTGTCGCGGTTCGTACTGGAGAAAAAAGCAGACCTCTTTATCGGAGGGGTTAAGGAAAGGCCCATTGCCTACAAGCTGGGAATCGGCTTCTGCGATCACAACCACGAGAGGAAGATCGCTCTGGCCGGATATGAGGGGATGATCAATTTCTATAAAGAGGTCTATTCCTCTGTTATGAGCCCGGTGTGGAAATTCGCTCCCCGCAATAACAGGAGGAAAAGCCATGAATAA
- a CDS encoding nitrogenase component 1: MNKKTPDYVSTSNPCKVCSPLGVSLAVKGLENAMSIMHGSQGCATYIRRYMISHFKEPLDIASSSFDERSAVFGGKRNLRAAIENVSIKYDPELIVVAPTCLSETIGDDLRAYCRDFDSTTSAEVVSVSMPTYTSAHLVGFYAAVRSVIAEKEKGEERRQTVNIFPSMVSPADLRYLKEIAASFFEKSMVMPDYSETLDGEIWGEYVPIAPGGTPQKDIAAAHKADFSISFSPYVKEDISAACWLEEEYGVEHFDLFPPIGIRGTDEFIDVLSQKSGKDIPRNLVRERARLIDALADSHKYAFGKRAVIYGDGDFVAGIASFLDEIGIIPVICACGTPFPRFEEYVKNCLEETEPDFIGADVDFRELEELMEGKDFDIMIGSSKGYPISRKRDIPLVRCGFPIHDRIGGPRFLHVGYGGALNLLDTIVNSLLTKKQDDSTIGYSYL; the protein is encoded by the coding sequence ATGAATAAGAAAACTCCCGATTACGTTTCGACATCCAATCCCTGCAAAGTCTGCTCTCCTCTGGGCGTCAGTCTGGCCGTAAAGGGTCTGGAGAATGCCATGTCGATCATGCACGGTTCACAGGGATGCGCCACCTATATCCGGCGCTATATGATCAGTCATTTCAAAGAGCCTCTGGATATAGCCTCATCCAGTTTTGATGAAAGATCAGCGGTTTTCGGCGGGAAGAGAAATCTCCGCGCCGCCATAGAAAACGTCTCGATCAAGTATGATCCCGAACTGATCGTTGTGGCGCCTACATGCCTCTCCGAAACCATTGGAGACGACCTGAGGGCTTACTGCCGCGATTTCGATTCCACCACATCGGCGGAAGTCGTTTCCGTATCCATGCCGACTTATACAAGCGCACATCTTGTGGGGTTCTATGCGGCTGTGAGAAGCGTAATCGCTGAAAAGGAGAAAGGCGAAGAAAGACGGCAGACTGTCAACATCTTCCCCTCAATGGTCTCCCCGGCGGATCTTCGCTATCTGAAAGAAATCGCCGCTTCGTTTTTTGAGAAATCCATGGTCATGCCCGATTATTCGGAAACGCTCGACGGTGAAATCTGGGGCGAATATGTCCCCATAGCGCCCGGCGGGACGCCTCAGAAAGATATTGCGGCGGCCCATAAAGCGGATTTCTCCATCAGTTTTTCTCCTTATGTAAAAGAGGACATAAGCGCTGCATGCTGGCTGGAAGAGGAATACGGTGTGGAGCATTTTGACCTGTTTCCCCCCATCGGAATCCGCGGTACAGATGAGTTTATCGATGTTCTGTCACAGAAAAGCGGAAAGGACATTCCCCGCAATCTCGTAAGGGAAAGAGCCCGGCTGATTGATGCTCTGGCAGACAGCCACAAGTACGCTTTCGGTAAAAGAGCCGTCATTTACGGAGATGGGGATTTTGTAGCGGGTATCGCTTCCTTTCTCGATGAAATCGGAATCATACCTGTCATCTGCGCTTGCGGGACACCGTTTCCCCGTTTTGAAGAATATGTGAAAAACTGTCTTGAAGAGACTGAACCGGATTTTATCGGAGCCGATGTGGATTTCCGTGAACTTGAAGAACTCATGGAAGGGAAAGATTTCGACATCATGATCGGAAGCAGCAAAGGGTATCCCATCTCCAGAAAGAGGGATATACCCCTGGTCCGCTGCGGATTCCCCATCCACGACCGGATCGGCGGTCCCCGTTTTCTCCATGTGGGATACGGTGGAGCTCTCAATCTGCTCGACACAATTGTCAACAGTCTGCTGACAAAGAAACAGGACGATTCAACTATAGGATATTCCTACTTGTAA
- a CDS encoding GNAT family N-acetyltransferase, with translation MADYKIIDADYYKAEHIDDIITVLENYKTGEMGDGVPYTEVEKARLRTQFLVHPNVMVFLLYTKSGEIAGGAVCFKSFSTFNTDNIINIHDLCVIDKFRGRGYGRALTEYIVQKGKDQLCSRLTLEVREDNGIAQDLYKKFGFDDMAPKMHFWRKKLHHD, from the coding sequence ATGGCTGATTATAAAATTATTGATGCCGATTATTACAAAGCGGAACACATCGACGATATCATCACGGTTCTGGAAAACTATAAAACCGGAGAGATGGGCGATGGCGTCCCTTATACGGAAGTGGAAAAAGCCAGGCTCCGAACCCAATTCCTGGTTCATCCCAATGTTATGGTTTTTCTCCTGTACACGAAATCCGGGGAAATAGCCGGAGGGGCTGTTTGCTTCAAATCATTTTCCACATTCAATACGGACAACATCATTAATATCCACGACCTTTGCGTAATCGATAAGTTCCGGGGAAGGGGATACGGACGGGCTTTGACCGAGTATATCGTTCAGAAGGGTAAGGATCAGCTCTGTTCAAGACTGACTCTGGAAGTTCGCGAGGATAACGGGATCGCCCAGGATCTGTATAAGAAGTTCGGATTTGACGATATGGCGCCGAAGATGCATTTCTGGCGGAAGAAACTGCATCATGATTGA
- a CDS encoding EFR1 family ferrodoxin (N-terminal region resembles flavodoxins. C-terminal ferrodoxin region binds two 4Fe-4S clusters.), with the protein MKIEIRYFSGTGNTAITAAALGKALKELGEISISSIEENIPVGSDTDLLILGGPIYAGNIPEKLIRWLLRNVESNKCSGKAIVFTTSAGLKNAFGNKSMSLKLIKKGYSIYGTAAFEMPRNYYFGSYEKPASDIIKEELKSISEKSADFIRSIDWDSPIKPDSKGILQLDLFAELFSVMARFMGKSYRVDESCIRCGKCVKNCPTRNIRMNENGVKFNLSCMHCTRCLHGCPVNAISYKGIKYEQYKPDEILLKIQENN; encoded by the coding sequence GTGAAAATAGAAATACGATATTTCAGTGGAACAGGTAATACTGCGATTACGGCGGCAGCACTGGGGAAGGCTCTAAAGGAATTGGGAGAAATCTCAATATCATCCATTGAAGAGAATATTCCGGTCGGGAGCGATACTGATTTACTAATTTTGGGAGGACCGATTTATGCTGGAAATATTCCTGAAAAACTTATCCGCTGGCTCCTGAGAAATGTAGAAAGTAATAAATGTTCGGGAAAGGCTATTGTCTTTACTACTTCGGCAGGATTGAAAAATGCCTTTGGAAACAAATCAATGAGCTTAAAATTAATCAAAAAAGGTTATTCAATATATGGTACAGCCGCTTTTGAAATGCCGAGAAACTATTATTTCGGATCATACGAAAAGCCGGCTTCCGATATAATTAAAGAAGAATTGAAGAGCATTTCAGAAAAAAGCGCTGATTTTATCAGGTCCATAGATTGGGATTCCCCGATTAAACCCGACAGCAAAGGTATTCTGCAACTCGATCTTTTTGCAGAACTTTTTTCGGTTATGGCAAGATTCATGGGGAAAAGTTACAGGGTCGATGAATCTTGCATTCGCTGTGGAAAGTGTGTGAAGAACTGCCCGACCAGGAATATCCGGATGAATGAGAATGGAGTAAAATTCAATTTATCCTGTATGCATTGCACCAGATGCCTCCACGGCTGCCCCGTAAACGCCATCAGTTACAAAGGCATTAAATATGAACAGTACAAGCCCGATGAAATACTTCTGAAAATACAAGAAAACAATTGA
- a CDS encoding MarR family winged helix-turn-helix transcriptional regulator has product MKQKELGDLIIFLAKELKWETEKLFKEMNMGQGQLMMLLFLMGERELPIRQDLIAKKIGLNKANVSRNISKLKSKNLVSAEQDPEDSRKLLIHMTEKSEKLRDDFAIGFRKMQDQLTFDIPEKDLATTCKVLEKIHMNLDLYRRGEER; this is encoded by the coding sequence ATGAAACAGAAAGAATTGGGCGATTTAATAATATTCCTTGCAAAAGAGCTCAAGTGGGAAACAGAGAAGCTCTTCAAAGAGATGAACATGGGACAGGGCCAACTAATGATGCTTCTTTTTCTAATGGGGGAGCGGGAACTTCCCATTCGCCAGGATCTTATTGCAAAGAAAATCGGACTGAATAAAGCAAATGTCAGTAGAAACATCTCGAAACTGAAATCCAAAAATCTTGTATCGGCAGAACAGGATCCTGAAGACTCGAGGAAGTTGCTTATCCATATGACTGAAAAATCAGAAAAGCTCAGAGACGATTTTGCTATCGGATTCCGGAAGATGCAGGATCAATTGACATTTGATATCCCGGAAAAAGATCTTGCGACAACCTGCAAGGTGCTGGAAAAGATTCATATGAATCTTGATTTATATAGAAGAGGAGAAGAGCGGTGA
- a CDS encoding radical SAM protein, which produces MIDETRHPCFNKNAAKDYGRMHLPVAPACNVQCNFCNRDYDCVNESRPGVTSTILSPGQAEWFFTKVSAETPISVAGIAGPGDPFCDPEPTLKTFELIRAAHPDAILCVSSNGLNLLSSIPRLAEIGVSHVTITVNAVDAEIGSKIYSWIRRGKRTFRGVEGATLLLENQLAAIASLKAHGITVKINSIVIPGVNDHHIPRIAEEMKKRGADLFNCIPMIPVEGAVFGNLTEPDHDAMWKIKEEAGKFLPQMKHCQRCRADAVGKLTEKDPSLWRELFLDAASRPLHPEEDRPYVAVASREGFLINQHLGEASDLAVYKLDGNGKISLMERRKTPVSGGGDVRWEKLAESFSDCRALLVNGVGNTPRKILENNGLKVYQVEGLLDVAASKIYSGHSLSSMSCRSSGCGTACTGGGNGCG; this is translated from the coding sequence ATGATAGACGAGACCAGACATCCATGCTTCAACAAAAATGCGGCAAAAGACTATGGGCGGATGCATCTGCCCGTGGCACCGGCCTGTAATGTGCAGTGCAATTTCTGCAACCGCGATTACGACTGTGTCAACGAATCCAGACCGGGAGTAACGAGCACCATACTCTCGCCCGGTCAGGCCGAGTGGTTCTTTACTAAGGTCTCCGCAGAGACGCCTATCTCCGTTGCCGGTATAGCCGGTCCCGGAGACCCGTTCTGCGATCCCGAACCGACTCTGAAAACATTCGAATTAATCAGAGCCGCCCATCCCGATGCGATCCTCTGCGTTTCGTCAAACGGACTGAACCTGCTCTCATCCATTCCAAGGCTGGCGGAAATCGGAGTCAGCCATGTGACCATTACAGTCAACGCCGTCGATGCCGAAATCGGAAGTAAAATCTACAGCTGGATCAGAAGAGGAAAAAGGACTTTCCGCGGTGTGGAAGGGGCGACGCTGCTTCTGGAAAATCAGCTGGCTGCCATAGCATCTCTGAAAGCCCACGGTATAACGGTCAAGATCAACTCCATCGTTATCCCCGGTGTCAATGATCATCACATTCCCAGGATCGCCGAGGAAATGAAGAAGAGGGGAGCTGACCTGTTCAACTGCATCCCCATGATACCAGTGGAAGGGGCGGTCTTCGGGAACCTGACCGAACCTGATCACGATGCCATGTGGAAGATCAAAGAGGAAGCGGGGAAATTTCTTCCCCAGATGAAGCACTGCCAAAGATGCCGCGCCGATGCTGTGGGCAAACTGACTGAAAAAGATCCGAGCCTGTGGAGAGAGCTGTTCCTCGATGCGGCGTCCAGACCGCTTCATCCCGAAGAGGACCGCCCCTATGTGGCCGTCGCTTCAAGAGAGGGATTTCTCATAAACCAGCATCTCGGTGAAGCGTCCGATCTTGCCGTATATAAGCTCGACGGAAACGGTAAGATCAGCCTTATGGAAAGGCGGAAAACCCCCGTATCCGGAGGAGGGGATGTGCGCTGGGAAAAACTGGCCGAATCCTTTTCCGACTGCCGGGCCTTACTCGTGAACGGCGTGGGAAACACCCCGAGGAAAATCCTGGAAAACAACGGGCTGAAAGTCTATCAGGTCGAGGGATTGCTCGATGTCGCAGCCTCTAAGATCTATTCGGGCCATTCTCTCAGCTCCATGAGCTGCCGGAGCAGCGGATGCGGGACGGCGTGTACGGGCGGCGGCAACGGCTGCGGTTAA
- a CDS encoding (2Fe-2S) ferredoxin domain-containing protein, whose translation MEKPGKHILVCASFRAGGEPQGICHKKGSIDFVQYMQNELLDRGMHDVMISTTGCLKVCDRGPAMVVYPENTWYGGITGEEDLDAILDAMEEGEVCEDLVIS comes from the coding sequence ATGGAAAAACCGGGAAAACACATTTTGGTATGCGCAAGTTTCAGGGCCGGAGGGGAACCTCAGGGGATCTGCCATAAAAAGGGAAGCATCGATTTCGTCCAGTACATGCAGAATGAACTGCTGGACAGGGGAATGCACGATGTCATGATTTCAACGACGGGTTGCCTCAAAGTTTGCGACAGGGGACCGGCTATGGTCGTCTATCCGGAGAACACCTGGTACGGCGGAATAACCGGAGAGGAGGATCTTGATGCTATTCTGGATGCAATGGAAGAGGGAGAGGTCTGCGAGGATCTGGTGATCTCATAA